Proteins encoded within one genomic window of Gadus macrocephalus chromosome 16, ASM3116895v1:
- the LOC132473857 gene encoding trace amine-associated receptor 1-like: protein MEPDFCYGNGSCVRTVYPVAIRATLYVVLGSGVVLTVLGNLFVIVAIAHFKQLHTPTNYLTLSLAVTDLLLGVLVMLPIMIQTIESCWFFGEMCCKLYNSSVVLLCTASILNLSFISIDRYYAVCHPMLYPRKITVHTAVIMILVTWCASAVVGFGMIFLKLNILGIEEFYYNNVACEGGCFLFQSGVSSTVSSILSFYIPGVIMLGIYLKIFIVAQRQVRTIGLQNTSSSKMDKHQRKATKTLAFIMGVFLSFWTPFFIINIINPHIGYSVPSALFDTLGWLGYLNSAVNPLVYAFFYSWFRKAFKIIISGSIFRSDMSDKKLFAE from the coding sequence ATGGAGCCGGATTTCTGCTACGGGAATGGCTCGTGTGTGAGGACGGTTTACCCTGTCGCCATTCGTGCCACCCTCTATGTGGTCCTGGGGTCTGGTGTGGTCCTCACGGTGCTAGGTAACCTCTTTGTGATCGTGGCCATCGCTCACTTCAAGCAACTCCACACGCCTACCAACTACCTGACCCTCTCCCTGGCAGTTACCGACCTTCTCCTGGGGGTTCTGGTCATGCTCCCCATCATGATTCAAACCATCGAGAGCTGCTGGTTCTTTGGGGAGATGTGTTGCAAGCTCTACAACAGCTCTGTTGTCTTGCTGTGCACTGCGTCCATCTTGAACCTGTCCTTTATATCCATCGACCGCTATTATGCCGTGTGCCACCCTATGCTCTACCCCCGTAAGATAACGGTTCACACAGCAGTCATCATGATCCTGGTCACATGGTGTGCCTCGGCTGTTGTTGGCTTTGGGATGATCTTCCTAAAGCTGAATATATTAGGAATTGAGGAGTTCTACTATAATAACGTGGCGTGTGAaggaggatgctttttgtttCAGAGTGGGGTGTCCAGCACCGTCTCGTCTATTCTCTCCTTCTACATCCCCGGGGTCATCATGCTGGGCATCTATCTGAAAATCTTCATAGTGGCCCAGAGACAAGTGCGCACAATAGGCCTACAGAACACCAGCTCCTCCAAGATGGACAAGCACCAGAGGAAAGCCACCAAAACGCTGGCCTTCATCATGGGCGTTTTTCTGTCATTCTGGACTCCGTTCTTTATCATTAACATCATAAATCCTCACATCGGCTACTCCGTACCGTCTGCCTTGTTCGACACACTCGGGTGGCTGGGGTATCTCAATTCCGCTGTCAACCCGTTGGTGTACGCCTTCTTTTACAGTTGGTTCAGGAAGGCATTTAAAATTATAATATCCGGGAGCATCTTTCGGTCTGACATGTCGGACAAAAAACTGTTTGCTGAGTGA
- the LOC132473858 gene encoding trace amine-associated receptor 1-like, with product MEPEFCYGNGSCLRTVYPVAVRVTLYLTLGSAVVLTVLGNLFVIVAISHFKQLHTPTNYLTLSLAMSDFLLGILVMFPGMLQSVETCWYFGDMFCKLFTSSDVLLCTASILNLSFISIDRYYAVCHPLLYPHKITDNTAFIMILVTWCVSAVVGFGMIFLKLNILGIEELYYNNVACEGRCVLLQSGVSITVSSIIAFYIPGVIMLGIYLKIYVVAQRQVRTTGLQNTSSSKVDKHQRKATKTLAIIMGVFLSFWAPFFICNIIDPFIGYSVPPALFDTLVWLGYLNSTINPLVYAFFYSWFRKALQIIVSGAIFWSDMSDTKLFAE from the coding sequence ATGGAGCCGGAGTTCTGCTACGGGAATGGCTCGTGTCTGAGGACGGTCTACCCTGTTGCTGTCCGTGTCACCCTCTACTTGACCCTGGGGTCTGCGGTGGTCCTCACAGTGCTGGGTAACCTCTTCGTGATCGTGGCCATTTCTCACTTCAAGCAACTCCACACGCCCACCAACTACCTGACCCTCTCCTTGGCCATGTCTGACTTCCTCCTGGGGATTCTGGTCATGTTCCCCGGCATGCTACAATCCGTTGAGACCTGCTGGTACTTTGGAGACATGTTCTGCAAGCTATTCACTAGCTCCGACGTTTTGTTGTGTACCGCGTCCATCTTGAACCTGTCCTTTATATCCATCGACCGCTATTATGCCGTGTGCCACCCTCTGCTCTACCCCCATAAGATAACTGATAACACCGCATTCATCATGATCctggtcacatggtgtgtctctgCTGTGGTCGGCTTTGGGATGATCTTTCTCAAGCTGAATATATTAGGAATCGAGGAGTTGTACTATAACAATGTGGCGTGTGAAGGAAGGTGTGTTTTGTTACAGAGTGGGGTTTCCATCACTGTCTCGTCCATTATCGCCTTCTACATCCCCGGGGTCATCATGCTGGGCATCTACCTGAAGATCTACGTGGTTGCCCAGAGACAGGTACGCACCACAGGCCTTCAGAACACCAGCTCCTCCAAGGTGGACAAGCACCAAAGGAAAGCCACCAAAACGCTGGCCATCATCATGGGAGTGTTTCTGTCCTTCTGGGCGCCATTTTTCATCTGTAATATCATCGACCCCTTCATCGGCTACTCTGTACCGCCCGCCTTGTTCGACACTCTTGTGTGGCTGGGGTATCTGAATTCCACCATCAACCCGTTGGTGTACGCCTTCTTCTACAGTTGGTTCAGGAAGGCATTACAAATAATCGTTTCCGGGGCCATCTTTTGGTCTGACATGTCTGACACAAAATTGTTTGCAGAGTGA
- the LOC132474694 gene encoding trace amine-associated receptor 1-like has protein sequence MEPEFCYGNSSCVRTVYPVAVRITLYLALGSAVVLTVLGNLLVIVAISHFKQLHTPTNYLTLSLAMSDLLLGVLVMFPGMIRSVETCWYFGEMLCKLFISSDVLLCTASILNLSFISIDRYYAVCHPMLYPRKITVHTAVIMILVTWCVSAVVGFGMIFLELNILGIEEFYYNNVPCDGGCVLFQSGVSSTVSSILSFYLPGVIMMGIYLKIYMVAQRHVRTIGVQNTSSSKVDKHQRKATKTLAIIMGVFLSFWTPFFICNIIDPFIGYSVPPILFDTLVWLGYLNSTINPLVYAFFYSWFRKAFQIIVYGSIFRSDMSDTKLFAE, from the coding sequence ATGGAGCCGGAGTTCTGCTACGGGAATAGCTCGTGTGTGAGGACGGTCTACCCTGTCGCTGTCCGCATCACCCTCTACTTGGCCCTGGGGTCTGCGGTGGTCCTCACAGTGCTGGGTAACCTCTTGGTGATCGTGGCCATTTCTCACTTCAAGCAACTCCACACGCCCACCAACTACCTGACCTTATCTCTGGCCATGTCAGACCTTCTCCTGGGGGTGCTGGTCATGTTCCCTGGCATGATTCGCTCTGTCGAGACCTGCTGGTACTTCGGGGAGATGTTATGCAAGCTCTTCATTAGCTCAGACGTCTTGCTGTGTACCGCGTCCATCTTGAACCTGTCCTTTATATCCATCGACCGATATTATGCCGTGTGCCACCCTATGCTCTACCCCCGTAAGATAACCGTTCACACAGCAGTCATCATGATCCTGGTCACGTGGTGTGTCTCTGCTGTGGTCGGCTTTGGGATGATCTTCCTTGAGCTGAATATTTTGGGAATTGAGGAATTCTACTATAACAATGTGCCATGTGATGGAGGGTGCGTTTTGTTTCAGAGTGGGGTGTCCAGCACTGTGTCATCCATTCTATCCTTCTACCTCCCCGGGGTCATCATGATGGGCATCTATCTGAAGATCTACATGGTTGCCCAGAGACACGTGCGCACCATAGGCGTACAGAACACCAGCTCCTCCAAGGTGGACAAGCACCAGAGGAAAGCCACCAAAACACTGGCCATCATCATGGGCGTGTTTCTGTCCTTCTGGACGCCGTTCTTCATCTGTAACATCATTGACCCCTTCATCGGCTACTCCGTTCCACCCATTTTATTCGACACACTCGTGTGGCTGGGGTATCTGAATTCCACCATTAACCCGTTGGTGTACGCCTTCTTTTACAGTTGGTTCAGGAAGGCGTTTCAAATTATTGTTTATGGTAGCATCTTTCGGTCTGACATGTCGGACACAAAATTGTTTGCAGAGTGA
- the LOC132474627 gene encoding trace amine-associated receptor 1-like: protein MEPEFCYGNGSCVRTVYTVAVRVTLYLVLGSAVVFTVLGNLFVIVAIAHFKQLHTPTNYLTLSLAVTDLLLGVLVMFPGMIRAVETCWYFGEMFCRLFLSYDILLCTASIMNLSFISIDRYYAVCQPLLYPRKITVHTAVIMILVTWCVSAVVGFGMVFLKLNILGMEELYYNNLACEGGCTLFTTVVASTVSAIISFYLPGVIMLAIYLKIFMVAQRQVRTTGVKNTSSSKVDKHQRKATKTLATIMGVFLSLWTPFFLCYIIDPYIGYSIPPTLFDILSWLGYLNSTINPLVYAFFYSWFRKAFQIIVSGRIFRSDMSDTKLFVE, encoded by the coding sequence ATGGAGCCAGAGTTCTGCTACGGAAACGGCTCGTGTGTGAGGACGGTCTACACTGTTGCTGTCCGCGTCACACTCTACTTGGTCCTGGGGTCTGCGGTGGTCTTCACAGTGCTGGGGAACCTCTTTGTGATCGTGGCCATCGCTCACTTCAAGCAACTCCACACGCCCACCAACTACCTGACCCTCTCCCTGGCCGTAACCGACCTCCTCCTGGGGGTTCTGGTCATGTTCCCCGGTATGATTCGTGCCGTCGAGACCTGCTGGTACTTTGGGGAGATGTTCTGCAGGCTCTTCCTTAGCTATGACATCTTGCTGTGCACCGCGTCCATCATGAACCTGTCCTTTATATCCATCGACCGCTATTATGCCGTGTGCCAGCCTCTGCTCTACCCCCGTAAGATAACGGTTCACACCGCAGTCATCATGATCctggtcacatggtgtgtctcgGCTGTGGTTGGCTTCGGGATGGTCTTCCTCAAGCTAAATATTTTGGGAATGGAGGAGTTGTACTATAACAACTTGGCTTGTGAAGGAGGGTGCACTTTGTTTACGACTGTTGTCGCCAGCACTGTCTCGGCGATCATCTCTTTCTACCTCCCCGGGGTCATCATGCTGGCCATCTACCTGAAGATCTTCATGGTTGCCCAGAGACAAGTGCGCACCACAGGCGTAAAGAACACCAGCTCCTCCAAGGTGGACAAGCACCAGAGGAAAGCCACCAAAACGCTGGCCACCATCATGGGCGTGTTTCTGTCACTCTGGACACCGTTTTTCCTCTGTTACATCATCGACCCCTACATTGGCTACTCCATTCCACCAACCTTGTTCGACATACTCTCCTGGCTGGGGTATCTGAATTCAACCATCAACCCGTTGGTGTACGCCTTCTTCTACAGTTGGTTCAGGAAGGCTTTTCAAATCATCGTTTCTGGTCGCATCTTTCGTTCTGACATGTCGGACACAAAACTATTTGTAGAGTGA